The DNA window CCTACCACATGACCGGCCTCAAAGCCGACGGCCGGGAGATGGCCGAGGCGATCCGGGTCGCACTGGACGAGTCTCGTATCGATCCGACCGGTGTGGACTACATCAACGCGCACGGTTCGGGCACCCGGCAGAACGACCGGCACGAAACCGCCGCGGTGAAGCGCAGTCTCGGCGAGCACGCCTATGCGACACCGATGAGTTCGATCAAGTCGATGGTCGGCCACTCGCTCGGCGCGATCGGCTCGGTCGAGATCGCCGCATCCCTGCTGGCCCTCGAATACCAGGTGGTGCCGCCGACGGCGAATCTGCACGAGGCCGATCCGGAATGCGATCTGGACTACGTGCCACTGGTGGCGCGCGACCACCGGATGGACACGGTGCTCACCGTGGGCAGCGGGTTCGGCGGCTTCCAGAGCGCGATGGTGCTGCGCAAACCGGCGGAGGTGGCGGCGTGATCCTGGTAACGGGCATGGGTGTGCTCGCGCCGAACGGCCTCGGCGTCGAACGCTTCTGGGATGCCGTACTGGCGGGCCGGGGCGGCATCGCGCCGCTCACTCGGTTCGACACGAGCCGTTCCAGCGCCCGCTTGGCCGGACAGGTCGCCGATTTCGAGGCGGCCGAACATCTGCCGAGTCGCCTGCTGCCGCAGACCGACATCTCGACGCGAATGGCACTGGTTGCCGCACAGTGGGCCCTGGATGACGCGAAGGTCGATACCGCGGCGATGACCGACTACGACATGGGTGTGGTCACCGGAAATGCCTCCGGCGGTTTCGAATTCACCCATCGCGAGTTCAACAAGCTGTGGTCGCGCGGCTCCGAACATGTGAGCGTCTACGAATCGTTCGCCTGGTTCTACGCGGTGAACACCGGGCAGATCTCGATCCGGCACGGCATGCGCGGCCCGAGCAGCGCCCTGGTCGCCGAGCAGGCGGGCGGGCTGGACGCGGTCGGTCACGCACGGCGCACGGTGCATCGCGGCACCCCGCTGGTGGTCACCGGCGGCGTGGATTCCGCACTGGATCCCTGGGGCTGGGCCTCGCATCTGGCCAGCGGCGAGGTCAGCACCTCGGCGGAACCGGATCGTGCCTACCTACCCTTCGATGCCGAGGCCACGGGATATGTGCCCGGTGAGGGCGGCGCGATGCTGGTGGTCGAACAAGCCGCCGCGGCCCGGGCTCGTGGCGTGCCGAAGGTACACGGCGAAATCGCCGGCTACGCCTCGACATTCGACCCACCGCCGGACTCCGGGAAGCCATCGGGCCTGCGCCGGGCCGCCGAACTCGCGCTCGCCGACGCCGGAATGGGGCCCGGCGATATCGATATCGTCTTCGCCGACGCGGCGGGCGTGCCCGACCGCGATCGAGACGAGGCGGCGGCCATCGAAGCCGTCTTCGGCGCCGACGGTGTACCCGTCACGGCTTCGAAACCGCTGACCGGACGGCTGTTCTCGGGCGCGGGACCGCTCGACATCGTGACCGCACTGCTGTCCATCCGCGATTCGGTGATCCCGCCGACCGCCTGCACCACCCTCGCCGCGGACTACCGGATCGACCTGGTCCTCGGCGCACCACGGCCCGCCACCGTCGGCGCGGCCCTCGTCCTGGCCCGCGGCCGTTGGGGTTTCAACTCGGCGGTTGTCGTACGCGCTGTCACCGACTGACCCGAACACCTACTCGATCAGGGAGCCGATCATGACCATGACCATCACCGAATTACGCCGGATTCTCGTGGAATGCGCGGGCGGCGAGGAACTCGCCGAACTCGACGGCGATATTTCGACGCTCGACTTCGAACAGCTCGGCTACGACTCCCTTGCGCTCATCGAGACCGCCTCGCGGATTCAGCGCGATTTCGGCGTGATCATCCCGGAGGAACAGCTCATCGACGTCAAGACGCCGCAGGAGCTGATCGATATCGTCAACAGTCAACTGCAGGGTGCGGCATGAGCGAGCGTAGCGAGCGAACAATCGACACAGCACCCCTGGGTGTTCATGGCGGAGCCGAGCGCCAGCGAGGTGGAGACATGAATACCCAGGTGATGAGCCACACCAAGGTGGTGCAGGCGCCGCCGGAGCTCGTCTACGCCCTGGTGGCCGATGTGACCACGTGGCCGGTGATCTTCGCACCGAGTGTGCTGGTGCGCCATCTGCACCGCGGACCCGATGAGGAGCGGTTCCGGCTGTGGGCCACCGTCAACGGCGAGGTGAAGAACTGGACCTCGCGGCGAGTGCTCGACGCGGCGCAGCGGCGCATCGTGTTCGAGCAGGAACGCAGCCAGGCACCGATCGCTTCGATGGGCGGGGGCTGGTCCTTCCGTGACATCGATTCCGGCACCACGAAGGTCACCCTCGATCACCGCTTCACCGTGGTGGAGGGCGCCGACCCGGATCTGGTCGCGGGTGCGGTGGATCGCAACAGCGAGACCGAACTGGCCGCGCTGGCCCGCATCGCGGAGCTCGGCCATCCGATCGAGGAGGTCGTGCACACCTTCGAAGACACTGTCACGCTGGAGATTTCGGCTGCCGAGGTCTACGACTTCATCTACCACAGCCAACGCTGGCCCGAACACGTGCCGCACGTCAGCCGAATCGAACTCACCGAGGACGCCGAGGGCGTGCAGCTGATGGAGATGGATACCGTTACGGCGGGAGGTATTCCAC is part of the Nocardia sp. NBC_00565 genome and encodes:
- a CDS encoding ketosynthase chain-length factor, giving the protein MILVTGMGVLAPNGLGVERFWDAVLAGRGGIAPLTRFDTSRSSARLAGQVADFEAAEHLPSRLLPQTDISTRMALVAAQWALDDAKVDTAAMTDYDMGVVTGNASGGFEFTHREFNKLWSRGSEHVSVYESFAWFYAVNTGQISIRHGMRGPSSALVAEQAGGLDAVGHARRTVHRGTPLVVTGGVDSALDPWGWASHLASGEVSTSAEPDRAYLPFDAEATGYVPGEGGAMLVVEQAAAARARGVPKVHGEIAGYASTFDPPPDSGKPSGLRRAAELALADAGMGPGDIDIVFADAAGVPDRDRDEAAAIEAVFGADGVPVTASKPLTGRLFSGAGPLDIVTALLSIRDSVIPPTACTTLAADYRIDLVLGAPRPATVGAALVLARGRWGFNSAVVVRAVTD
- a CDS encoding acyl carrier protein, which gives rise to MTMTITELRRILVECAGGEELAELDGDISTLDFEQLGYDSLALIETASRIQRDFGVIIPEEQLIDVKTPQELIDIVNSQLQGAA
- a CDS encoding aromatase/cyclase is translated as MNTQVMSHTKVVQAPPELVYALVADVTTWPVIFAPSVLVRHLHRGPDEERFRLWATVNGEVKNWTSRRVLDAAQRRIVFEQERSQAPIASMGGGWSFRDIDSGTTKVTLDHRFTVVEGADPDLVAGAVDRNSETELAALARIAELGHPIEEVVHTFEDTVTLEISAAEVYDFIYHSQRWPEHVPHVSRIELTEDAEGVQLMEMDTVTAGGIPHTTKSVRVCFPGERIDYKQLLPPAMLFGHSGAWEFADGPDGAVVTARHTVAINPAAAREILGADTDLADARTYLTDALSTNSRNTLRCAVRYAESMKSPT